Within the Bacteroidia bacterium genome, the region ACTTTTATCTGCAATCAGGCCTACCTGCTTGCGGAAAGCTCTTCCGGCGATTTTTCCATCCTGCCATCTTACAAATACGATCCTAAAAATATTCTTGCCGGTTACTCGATTGTGCAGCTGAACACAGATGCGGAAAAACTTCTGAACGACCCAGCACTTATCGAATTTGCCAATGAATTTAATTCGGAAAAATTTCAAAGAGAAAAGGAATTTGTTGAAGGCTGCGGACCCTACAAACTGGCGGAATGGACCACCGGCCAGCGTGTGGTGATTGAACGTAAGACAAACTGGTGGGGAGATGCTCTGGAATCCCTGTCCTTTCGCTTTCAGGCCTATCCACAAAAAATCATTTACACAACAATCAATGACCAGACCACGGCCCTGGTTTCGCTCAAGGCCGGAAACCTGGATGTGATGCGAAGCATAAAGTCCAAGGATTATGCGGAGTTGCCAAAATCGGAAAAGTTCACGCAGAACTTCAACGCCACTACACCAAAACAGCTTGCCTATACCTATATCGGGCTGAATCTCAGAAAAAAGTGCTTTACCTCAAAAAAAACCCGCCAGGCACTCACACACCTGCTCGACGTGGATAAAATGATTGAGACCATTAAGTACGGACAGGCCCAGCGGGTGATAGGTCCAATCCATCCCTCCAAAACGGATTATAACACCAACATTGTTCCTTACACCTTCGATCCTGAACTGGCAAAAAAAATGCTCGAGGAGGATGGTTGGAAAGATACCAACGGCGACGGCACTATTGACAAGATGATTGACGGGGAACGGGTAGAATTTAAAGTAGTCTTCACAATAAACTCCGGCAACGATGAGCGAAAATCAACTGCGCTGCTCTTCCAGGAGAACGCGCGGAAAGTCGGAATTATGGTTGATGTATTGCCTCAGGACTGGGCGGTTTACCTCGACAAACAGAAAAAACACGAATTCGATATGTTTTTCGGAGCATGGATCGGCACGCCCGTACCCTGGGATCCCAAGCAGATCTTCCATACCGAATCCGCCAACGACGGTTCGAACTACGTAAGTTTCGGCAATGCAGAATCCGATGCGGTGATTGATAGTATCCGTTTTGAGATCGACGAAACCAAACGAAGGGTTCACTACATGAAACTGCAGGAAATCCTGCATGATGAAGTGCCCTATATTTTCTTGTGGGCTCCGTATGAGCGGATCGCAATTCACAAGAAATTTACGAAT harbors:
- a CDS encoding ABC transporter substrate-binding protein; amino-acid sequence: MTQYLRKIFAGLAVLLSGILVLNSCTDYVPKNNEVRIHELSDADKLNPVTYSDAGAGYIIRNIFMSLLEIDFETLELLPGLAVSRPEMSKDSSGKLMITYKLRPEARWDNGSPITAKDVEFSVKVLKVPKVDNAQNKPYYEFIQDMIFFPDDPLKFTFICNQAYLLAESSSGDFSILPSYKYDPKNILAGYSIVQLNTDAEKLLNDPALIEFANEFNSEKFQREKEFVEGCGPYKLAEWTTGQRVVIERKTNWWGDALESLSFRFQAYPQKIIYTTINDQTTALVSLKAGNLDVMRSIKSKDYAELPKSEKFTQNFNATTPKQLAYTYIGLNLRKKCFTSKKTRQALTHLLDVDKMIETIKYGQAQRVIGPIHPSKTDYNTNIVPYTFDPELAKKMLEEDGWKDTNGDGTIDKMIDGERVEFKVVFTINSGNDERKSTALLFQENARKVGIMVDVLPQDWAVYLDKQKKHEFDMFFGAWIGTPVPWDPKQIFHTESANDGSNYVSFGNAESDAVIDSIRFEIDETKRRVHYMKLQEILHDEVPYIFLWAPYERIAIHKKFTNAKTYVMRPGYWEAGFKLAQDNQK